GTGGCATCGTCGGCGCTTTGTGCGGTGATGCGATGTTCGGCCTCGCTCCACGGTACGTGCCCGACGAGCCAGGTGTTCGGCGGCACTGTGGCGAAATCCTGGTCGAGGGCGTCCGGCACCTCGCCGAGGTTGAGCAGGCGATCCTCGAGCGCGAAGGGCTGGCCGCCCGTGAGATGCCGGCAGCGGA
This region of Aliidongia dinghuensis genomic DNA includes:
- a CDS encoding UTRA domain-containing protein; this encodes RCRHLTGGQPFALEDRLLNLGEVPDALDQDFATVPPNTWLVGHVPWSEAEHRITAQSADDATAAALNLEPGHACLVIERRTWWNGAPITAVRLTHPGHLYDLVAHFTPSG